Proteins from one Candidatus Margulisiibacteriota bacterium genomic window:
- a CDS encoding class II aldolase/adducin family protein — MLDEFKRIGRMLFTEGLVDSHGGDFSVKQGDRIFISRRDVMLGDLREGDIMEVGLEPGETDKEASKELPTHRAIYRECKTDAIVHTHSASAIAVSLTDNKIIPQDAEGLAVFRSAAIVRAHNAIASDELARLLPTFLQPPSVVAVVKGHGSFAVGRSLEEAYKYASALENSCRVLVAVRASGGQRPPERKEKPREMPRGIQHQPHHRSAIPPGIGVMDRSRYKR; from the coding sequence ATGTTAGACGAGTTTAAACGGATCGGACGGATGCTGTTCACGGAGGGCTTGGTCGACTCGCACGGCGGCGACTTCAGCGTCAAGCAGGGGGACCGGATCTTTATCTCCCGGCGCGACGTGATGCTGGGCGACCTGCGCGAGGGTGATATTATGGAGGTCGGCCTGGAGCCGGGGGAGACGGACAAGGAAGCCTCGAAAGAGCTCCCGACCCACCGGGCGATCTACCGGGAATGCAAGACCGACGCGATCGTCCACACCCACTCGGCGAGCGCGATCGCCGTTTCCCTGACCGACAACAAGATCATCCCGCAGGACGCCGAGGGGCTGGCGGTCTTCCGCTCGGCGGCCATCGTCCGCGCCCACAACGCCATCGCTTCCGACGAGCTGGCCCGGCTGCTGCCGACCTTCTTGCAGCCGCCGAGCGTCGTGGCGGTGGTCAAGGGCCACGGCAGTTTTGCCGTCGGCCGCTCGCTGGAAGAGGCCTACAAGTACGCCTCCGCGCTGGAGAACTCCTGCCGCGTGCTGGTGGCCGTCCGCGCCTCGGGCGGGCAGCGCCCGCCGGAGCGGAAAGAAAAGCCGCGCGAAATGCCGCGCGGTATACAGCACCAGCCGCACCACCGGAGCGCCATCCCGCCGGGGATCGGCGTTATGGACCGGAGCCGCTATAAAAGATAA
- a CDS encoding PfkB family carbohydrate kinase, which yields MSVLIVGTIALDSIKTPFGEKKEILGGSGVYASVAASFFVKPALIGPIGGDFPPAHLDFLRSRGIDLSALQRLDGPTFRWGGFYEYDMNQAHTLATRLNVLAQFDPQVPAALRSAPYVFLANVDPELQLKVIAQLQGTRLLVADTMNFWIESKRAALHEVSRQVDFLVLNDGEIRQFMETPNIPLAARRLLELGCRGVIVKKGEHGALMFTKEGSFTAPSYPQELLRDPTGAGDSFGGAFIGHLAKSGDLCDANIRQAVIVGSVMASFNIEDFSLDRMKTLKYKEIVERFAAVRKSAEFAALS from the coding sequence TTGTCCGTTCTGATCGTGGGGACGATCGCGCTCGACTCGATCAAGACCCCGTTTGGCGAAAAAAAAGAGATCCTCGGCGGCTCGGGCGTTTACGCGTCGGTCGCCGCCAGTTTCTTTGTTAAGCCGGCCCTGATCGGCCCGATCGGCGGAGATTTCCCGCCGGCGCACCTGGACTTTCTCCGCTCGCGGGGGATCGACCTGTCCGCCCTGCAGCGGCTGGACGGTCCGACGTTCCGCTGGGGCGGCTTTTACGAGTACGACATGAACCAGGCGCATACGCTTGCGACCCGGCTCAACGTCCTGGCGCAGTTCGACCCGCAGGTCCCGGCGGCGCTGCGGTCGGCGCCGTACGTTTTTCTGGCTAACGTCGATCCCGAGCTGCAGCTGAAAGTGATCGCCCAGCTCCAGGGGACGCGGCTGCTGGTTGCCGACACGATGAACTTCTGGATCGAGAGCAAGCGGGCCGCGCTCCACGAAGTGAGCAGGCAAGTCGACTTCCTGGTCTTGAACGACGGCGAGATCCGCCAGTTCATGGAGACGCCCAACATCCCGCTGGCCGCGCGGCGGCTGCTGGAGCTCGGCTGCCGGGGGGTCATCGTCAAGAAAGGGGAGCACGGGGCGCTGATGTTCACCAAGGAGGGGAGTTTTACCGCGCCGTCGTACCCGCAGGAGCTGCTGCGCGACCCGACCGGGGCGGGCGACAGTTTCGGCGGGGCGTTCATCGGGCACCTGGCCAAGAGCGGCGACCTCTGCGACGCGAACATCCGCCAGGCGGTCATCGTCGGTTCGGTCATGGCGTCGTTCAACATCGAGGACTTCAGCCTTGACCGGATGAAGACTCTGAAGTATAAGGAGATAGTGGAGCGGTTCGCGGCGGTCAGGAAAAGCGCCGAGTTCGCGGCGCTGAGTTAA
- a CDS encoding YggT family protein has product MGTVILAINVLFAAGYLLLVAEAVIPWLPLPPNNAIIRVLHRATDPLLVTIRLGLPPDKIGFDFSPFAGIVLLWLLQGFIIHYILGG; this is encoded by the coding sequence ATGGGGACGGTAATACTGGCGATCAACGTGCTGTTCGCGGCCGGCTACCTGCTGCTGGTCGCCGAGGCGGTAATTCCCTGGCTCCCCCTGCCGCCAAATAATGCTATAATAAGGGTGTTGCACCGGGCGACCGATCCGCTGCTGGTCACGATCCGGCTCGGCTTGCCGCCCGACAAGATCGGTTTTGATTTTTCCCCGTTCGCCGGAATTGTTTTACTCTGGCTGCTGCAGGGGTTTATCATCCACTATATTCTGGGAGGGTAA
- the proC gene encoding pyrroline-5-carboxylate reductase, with translation MTSKLSNKIAFLGGGKMAEALIAGLGKSVQVIVSDVDAKRLRLLKSQYKITIAKSNAEAFAGADVVVLAVKPQQIAEAIEGLGTKGLGAGGRKLIISIAAGIPISYLQKKLPGCRIIRTMPNNPALVGQGITALAKGKGVTGRESRVAKEIFNKVGEVVEVPEKWMDAVTGLSGSGPAFVYLIMEALTEGGVAQGLPFAVAEQLAIQTVIGAAQTAKQTVHSLKELRRMVTSPGGTTIEGLAVLEKFRLVAALSGAVRAAAKKSGVLSAKWGR, from the coding sequence ATGACCTCAAAACTTTCTAATAAGATCGCTTTCCTCGGCGGCGGCAAAATGGCCGAAGCGCTTATAGCCGGCCTTGGTAAGTCGGTTCAAGTGATCGTCTCTGATGTCGACGCTAAACGGTTGCGGCTGCTTAAGTCTCAGTATAAGATAACGATCGCAAAGTCCAACGCTGAGGCGTTCGCCGGGGCGGATGTCGTTGTCCTGGCGGTGAAGCCGCAACAAATTGCCGAAGCAATTGAGGGGCTGGGGACTAAGGGACTAGGGGCTGGGGGGCGTAAGCTTATTATTTCAATTGCGGCAGGGATACCCATTAGTTATTTGCAAAAGAAACTCCCTGGCTGCCGGATCATCCGGACGATGCCGAATAACCCAGCGCTGGTCGGACAGGGGATCACCGCCTTGGCCAAGGGGAAGGGGGTCACGGGTCGCGAGTCACGAGTCGCCAAAGAGATATTCAATAAAGTTGGCGAAGTGGTCGAGGTTCCGGAGAAATGGATGGACGCGGTCACCGGCTTATCCGGTTCGGGCCCGGCTTTTGTCTACCTGATCATGGAAGCATTGACCGAAGGCGGGGTCGCCCAGGGTTTGCCGTTCGCCGTCGCGGAGCAGCTGGCGATCCAGACGGTGATCGGTGCGGCGCAGACGGCCAAACAGACCGTCCATTCGCTGAAAGAGCTCCGGCGGATGGTCACCTCGCCCGGCGGAACGACGATCGAGGGGCTGGCGGTCCTGGAAAAATTCCGGTTAGTCGCCGCGTTGTCCGGCGCGGTCCGGGCGGCGGCGAAAAAATCCGGGGTGCTGAGCGCTAAATGGGGACGGTAA